TActagtgtttttattgttattgtctgttttgttttaaatgtcttcGCTGAGGAGGTTAATGAAGTCCAACCAGCAGAAAAGGACCACTGATGTTGAAGTTATTTCTGACACTGGGAGAGTAGTGACTGGAAACCCTGGTGGACCAGCTTCAGAGCTGGTCTTCAACAAGTTAGCAGGAATCAGGTCAGACAGATTTTAAATATGTTCTTTCTTTAACagtttttgtggcactagtggatTTATTCATCAGTAGCTGAACAGGAAGAAGGTCAGGGAGAGAAGGGGAAGGCATGCAGCAAATGGCCCGGGGCTGGGAATCCAACCGGCAACAACGGCGTTGAGGACTGTAGCATCGGCATATGTTAAAACCTGTTCTACCACTGGGCCAGGTGGCGCCCCAAGTCAGACAGATTTTATTCTACCTTCCATAAATAATTATATCAGGATCGCTGTCATCTGGACCCAACGCTCAAGATCTTTAGCTATGTTCTCGAGGTCTTCCAGGATCATGATAAAGCTAATTCTGGTGAAGATGAGACACAGCTGGTGGGACTGAGATCGTATGCTTCTCCTGCTGAAAGTTCTTGGTGACAGAAGACAGGAGGTGAGCAGCTTCCAGCCTCCCATCAGAGTTAAATAGAGGCTGAAGAGCACCAGAGAGTTCCTCTGTTCTGAGGGAACGATGGACGTACTGGGTAGTGTCTTTACAGGAGAACCAGCAAACCTTCTCCCCATCTGGTCCACATAGATCTGGAATCAGAAAGATCAGAAAGGCATCACCTCTGTTTCTTAGTGGAGGTTGAGATTCTGATTCTGCTGAAGATCAGCAGGAAACTTTTCACAGCTTTGGACTAAAGAAGAGGAAAAGAGAGTGACCCAGAGAAACCAGAATGACCTGAGGGGAAGACTCGGTTCTAAGCTTGTACATCTCCTCGTTGTGTGACAATAGACCAGACTGTTCTGTGTGCAGACCTGTCAAACACTGCTTGGCTCTAACACCTGAGGAAACATTGTGGCTACAAGACCAGGCAAATCTAACGGTGGTCTGTGCAGTATAACTCTGCTGAGTAGAGGGGTTGTTTCTGCTGCCCATCCACTGAGGTTCAGACCACTGATGACTTCAACCAGGCTTCAGGTTCCATTAAACTGAAGAAATAAACAGCTCTGAAGCTGGATTCTCCATATCTGAGTTTAGAATGGAGACAAAGCTTCGAACAAGTTGCCTAGAACAACAAAGCAAGGTGGTTAGATGTATAACATCAGCAAACACCTTGCAGTGTGACTGCAAAATTGACTAGTCTAACCAAACAATGCAATACCCTGAAATATTACTGAGCATTTCTCTGGAAGCCAAGGAGATGCTGCAGATCCCATGAACTGattcacagaaaacattttctacTTACAGACAACATTTTCATTGACACTAACATTGACAACTGGATTGAAAAGCCCTTAAATTCAGATGCTAAAGTTTCCTTTGTTTTGTGACAGGAAAGGATTAAATTACAGAGCAGCGGTGGAGAAGACAACTGGTTGAAGACAGGTGTCAGAAGGGTGTTCAGGAGGTGATTAAGCCGAAGGCTTGAGGCTGGAAACAGGTGTAGACCAACCAGGTGTTTATTCAGAGATGCTGTATAAAACCCTCCCTCTCCTGATCAGCAGGTCCCCATGAACTCAACAGGCAGCCTTTATAACGTACTGCTGCCTCAGTTTGACAGAACGCCCATAAAACAGGGCAACAAGAAGCCGATCATACCAACAGACTACAACATGCTAGCACTTTATTTAAGAAATACTCTCTATCAGAACATATTTAAAACAGCATTCCAGTTTcggaatttaaaaacaaagttaaagtaCAAAGTTTAATTCCCCCTCTCTACACCAACAAATGGACTCTTCCAGTACCTTTAAATGCTGCTGGGGCCCCCAAGGAACCTGTCAGCCTGAAGAAGAGAGGTAAGTTATCTGCACAACAACACTTGAAGACATCAAACTTTTACATCTCATTTCAGAGATAATTAATTTAGCTTAGCACCACAATCCAGTCAGTTTGTTTGGTTCCCAGAACCGGCCTTCATCAGCGCCAGCTGAGAAGAATCTGTCAACCAAAGAACAACCAGTAACAATAAAATACTTCAAAGAGTTTCTCATTGactaattatttcatttaatgcaatattttaatcaaTATATAGTAAACATGTTTCCACAGAAGTGTAACCTTAGATAGCTGCAGGACTTCAatgatcatccatccatcacatccatcaaTACCCAGCAGGAACCAGCAGACCGCTTTAATTCTCAACTACAGGAATCTCTCATCCTGATAAAGGAGAGGAACATCTCTGTTCTACCAGGAGGAAACCGAGGAGAACCAAGCTCAGTAAAGGAACCTTCTGCTTTGACCAGCAGGGCTGGGAGGACACAAAGGACAAGTGgacaaaaatatgtttcagGCCAGAACTACtacctggaaaaagaaaaaatggtcCTGGCCTAAAACAtctgtttcaaaaataaagagaGGACTTCAACAACTTCAGATAATGTAGAAATGGAGATTACAGAGAACAAATACAGAAGACTGATTAAAAGTGGTCAGTATGTCTTAGAGCAACCTGTTATTAGCCTTATTCTAAACAGATGCTGTTCTGCTTTTATCCAGCAGAGGGAGCAGATTAACCATCTAGAAATTAAAACTATGTGAACCTCCTGAGTTTCTATGAGATAATAAAGATACAGGATGGAGAAAATGAGAGGAGCAGAATGTGATTTAACAAGCTGAGAATAACTGAGGTTTATGTTGTCATAATTGCTGAAAGTAAGCGACTCGATGCAATCAGAgtgtttttctgtcaaaaaacattttgtgttctGCTAGTTCtgtaaaatgccttgagacatTTGCTGTGAAGCTGCACGATATGATTATGCCGAATAAATGAACATCTAACCTGCTTCCAAGTTTTCAGCCTGTAATccagaaaaaaattatgttttaatccAGAAGACAGTTTTGGTGTCAAGCTTTGATGAATTTTAAtcctattttatttcattttcatttcgAACCCCAGCCAGTTAGTTCCTTTAAGCCACATGTAATCAtgtcatttttaatgtttaaagcaATGAGAACAAAAACTAAAGATTACATATTAAAGTTTTGCAATTGGAAGAAAAACCTGGaataaccttatcttgactccTCTGTCTGCTAAGTCTGGTTAACAATTGGATCCAGCGGCACCGGATTCATTTTAGAAGTGGCCATCAGACTCTATGTTGTCACACGGTAATGTAGGTGCGTACTTTTAATCTCATTCATCAGATAAAGGTAAAAGTAGCTTCCAACCAGAGTCtgtctgttaaaaacagaaatattttctgtAACGAAGTGCAGCACTCATGGATCTGAAAGTGATCTTTTCCCACAGAGAGGAGTGGAGAGGTGTTTCACTGGTTATCAGTGGTTGGATCATCACAACTTCTCCAAACATATTCAGATTCATTCTCTCTTCCTGATAttcgttgttttgttttaacaaactaaTAATTTGAGGCCAATAGTTTAATTTTAGgtaaagttattttttgtttgcaacTGGATTTGTACAATGATGTGAAATTCAGGCCTTTTAATCAAAGTTATGATGAGAAAGATTTACAACCTCTGTATGAGGTTCTCTTTATGTTCAGCAGATGGCATCAATGAGTAGACCTGATGGGGCCCCATGAGATCCGGAAAGATGGAGGTGGAGCAACAAGTCCTACACTGGGCTCTTGGTACCAGAACTGTTTAGTTAGAGTTTCCTCCACATATGCTGACGCTATGGTGCTGTACAGGGAAATGGATCACTGTATTCCTGATTTCTCTTATTCTATAGCTAGATTTTGTGGTTCCTTTcatgaaacctttatttgtcGTTTTTTaatgagaataaaaaataaataaactcaattaAAATTTCATCTAAAACAACTATATTGTCTTGCTCGCAGCTTCAGATTGTTGTCATTATTTcatttgaaattattatttttaggtaTGATAATTTGACACAAATGTTGCTTTATGTGCAGTTTGGTTTTCCATCCTCtaaattattgtgatttttattttttgtttccttcctgTCATTTAGGCTGTAATTCCAGCTAGCCTTATCTTGTCATGTTTACACTTTGTTCATCTTGTTTTTGTCTgatacattttacaaataaagtttgaaaTGAAAAGACCTGCTGAGAGGAGCAGAATCTGAGTCTGATCAATGTTTACATGACAGGAACTGGAGACACTCCTGGTTCTGCTTTGATCCCAGTTCTTCTGAGCCgctaaagaaaagaaatgagGATAAAATCAGCAGAAAAGCTTCATGTTAAACCTGTTTTATGTCACATGACTGCATCTGTCTCCATGTTTCTGAGGTAATGGGAGGAGCGACACTGAGTCATGAGTTGAAAACGCCACTTTCCAGAAATGAAAGTTAAACTCTGTCAAAGTGAAGCCAGAGCTGCCTTAGAGAAAAACCTTCTGAAGACCAACTAGATTCATCTTGTTCTTCTCAACAGCAGCCTCTAACACTGGTGAGTTCAGCAGAAAACAGATCTACTGTGTTTCTACCAACAGCTTCAACAACAAACAGGAAGtctgagatgtttcttctgaccTCAGATCATCTgaagttaaaacaaacaaacgatTATGAAGAACTGCAACATTTAACAGCTTTAAACTAATTGTTCTAACTTTAGTTTTCCATGATCTGTCCTCAGAGTTCAGACATGTCTTCTGGCAGCAGTCTGAGGTCTGAAGATCAGTTTCTGTGCTCCATCTGTCTGGATGTCTTCACTGATCCAGTCACCACACCATGTGGACACAACTTCTGCCAGACCTGCATCACTCAGAACTGGGATGTTAATGTTCACTACAAGTGTCCCCTGTGCAAAGAACATTTCACTACTAGACCTCAGCTGAGAGTCAACACCTTCATCAAAGAGATGGTTGCTCAGTTCAGACATGAAGCTCAGCAAGAAGCCATCAGCAGCAGCATCTCAGAGCAACAAGCTGCCAAACCAGGAGAGGTTCCCTGTGACGTCTGCACTGGAACCAAGCTGAAGGCCCTGAAGTCCTGCCTGGTGTGTCTAAGCTCCTTTTGTCAGACTCATCTGGAGCCTCATCTGACAGCTCCACCTCTGAAGAAACATCAGCTGATGGAGCCTGTGGAGAACCTGGAGGACAGGATGTGTCTGCAGCACGATAAACCTCTGGAGCTGTTCTGTAGGACCGACCAGACTAGTGTCTGCATGTTCTGCTCTGTTTTAGACCACAAGAACCATGAGTTGGTTCCTCTGAGAGAACAATCTGAAGGAAAGAAGGCAGAGCTGAGGAAGACAGAGGCTGAAGTTCAGCAGATGATCCAGAACAGACGAGAGAAGATTCAGGAGGTCAAAGAGTTGGTGAAGATCAGTAAAGATGctgcagacagagagaaagCCGAAGGTGTTCAGATCTTCACTGCTCTGAAGGAGTCTGCTGAGAGATGCCTGAAGGAGCTCATAAAGGAGATtgaagacaaacagaaaactgCAGAGAAACAGGCTGAAGGCTTCATTAAAGATCTGGAGCAGGAGATCTCTAagctgatgaagaggaggtcTGAGGTGAAGCAACTCTTACAGTCTGAAGACCATCTCCACCTCCTCCAAAGCCTCTCCTCCCTGAAAGTTGCTCCACCCACCAAGAACTGGACAGAGGTCAGAGTTCGTCCACCATCATATGAGGGGACTGTGGTGAGAGCTGTTGCTCAGCTGGAGGAGAAGATCAGagagaagaagatgaagaagctgTTGAAGGCTGAGATGAAGAGGGTCCAGCAGTTTGCAGTAGATGTGACTCTGGATCCTGATACAGCTCATCCTAAACTCATCCTGTCTGATGATGGAAAACAGGTTCACTGTGGGAATAGAAGAAAGGATCTTCCAGACAACCCAGAGAGATTCTCTCAGTGTGTGGATGTTTTAGGACGTCAGAGTTTCTCTTCAGGCAGATTTTACTTTGAGGTTCAGGTTGAAGGAAAGACTGACTGGACTTTAGGAGTGGCCAGAGAGTCCATCACCAGGAAGGGAACAATCCCACTGAGGCCTCAAAATGGTTTCTGCACTGTTGTGTTGAGAAATGGAAATGAGTACAAAGCTCTTGCTCGACCTTCAGTCCGTCTCCATCTCCATCCTGGTCCTGAGAAGGTGGGGGTGTTTGTGGATTATGAGGAGGGTCTGGTCTCCTTCTATGATGTAGAAGCTGCAGCTCTGATCTACTCCTTTACTGGCTGCTGCTTCACTGAGAAGATCTACCCATTCTTCAGTCCTTGTAATAATAATGAAGGTACCAACTCTGCTCCTCTGATCATCTGTCCTGTTAACCAGGCTG
This genomic interval from Girardinichthys multiradiatus isolate DD_20200921_A chromosome 6, DD_fGirMul_XY1, whole genome shotgun sequence contains the following:
- the LOC124870347 gene encoding E3 ubiquitin-protein ligase TRIM21-like; this translates as MSSGSSLRSEDQFLCSICLDVFTDPVTTPCGHNFCQTCITQNWDVNVHYKCPLCKEHFTTRPQLRVNTFIKEMVAQFRHEAQQEAISSSISEQQAAKPGEVPCDVCTGTKLKALKSCLVCLSSFCQTHLEPHLTAPPLKKHQLMEPVENLEDRMCLQHDKPLELFCRTDQTSVCMFCSVLDHKNHELVPLREQSEGKKAELRKTEAEVQQMIQNRREKIQEVKELVKISKDAADREKAEGVQIFTALKESAERCLKELIKEIEDKQKTAEKQAEGFIKDLEQEISKLMKRRSEVKQLLQSEDHLHLLQSLSSLKVAPPTKNWTEVRVRPPSYEGTVVRAVAQLEEKIREKKMKKLLKAEMKRVQQFAVDVTLDPDTAHPKLILSDDGKQVHCGNRRKDLPDNPERFSQCVDVLGRQSFSSGRFYFEVQVEGKTDWTLGVARESITRKGTIPLRPQNGFCTVVLRNGNEYKALARPSVRLHLHPGPEKVGVFVDYEEGLVSFYDVEAAALIYSFTGCCFTEKIYPFFSPCNNNEGTNSAPLIICPVNQADRCSDEAP